In one Pseudarthrobacter oxydans genomic region, the following are encoded:
- a CDS encoding 3-deoxy-7-phosphoheptulonate synthase, translated as MSTATAEASATAQTAAGAEAAKSTSNLRVSEFTALPTPQEVIAELPLDARAADVVERGRDEVRAIMDGVDDRLLVIVGPCSIHDPKAGLEYARRLVSQAEKHREDLLIVMRTYFEKPRTTVGWKGLINDPRLDGSHDMVTGLRTARRFLQQVTALGLPTATEFLEPISPQYMADLISWGAIGARTTESQIHRQLASGLSMPIGFKNGTDGDLQVAIDACGAAAAAQAFLGIDGDGRAALVSTAGNPDAHVILRGGRKGPNYSAADVEAASAKLAGKQLNPRLIVDASHANSGKSHHRQAEVAMEIGAQLEDGGTSAQAIAGVMLESFLVGGAQNLDVAGHAAGRPELVYGQSVTDACMEWDVSVSVLDQLAASARKRRESALTK; from the coding sequence ATGAGCACCGCAACAGCAGAAGCATCCGCCACAGCCCAGACCGCCGCCGGCGCCGAAGCCGCAAAATCGACGTCCAACCTGCGTGTCAGCGAATTCACCGCGCTGCCCACGCCCCAGGAAGTCATCGCGGAACTGCCGCTGGACGCACGGGCGGCGGACGTCGTCGAACGCGGACGCGACGAAGTCCGCGCCATCATGGACGGTGTGGACGACCGCCTGCTGGTGATCGTGGGACCCTGCTCCATCCATGATCCGAAGGCGGGACTGGAGTACGCGCGGCGGCTGGTCAGCCAGGCCGAGAAGCACCGGGAAGACCTGCTCATCGTCATGCGGACCTACTTCGAGAAGCCCCGCACCACGGTGGGCTGGAAGGGCCTGATCAACGACCCGCGGCTGGACGGCAGCCACGACATGGTCACCGGCCTGCGGACCGCGCGGCGCTTCCTGCAGCAGGTCACCGCGCTGGGGCTGCCCACGGCCACGGAATTCCTCGAGCCGATCAGCCCGCAGTACATGGCGGATTTGATTTCCTGGGGCGCCATCGGGGCCCGCACCACCGAAAGCCAGATCCACCGGCAGCTTGCCTCGGGCCTGTCCATGCCCATCGGCTTCAAGAACGGGACCGACGGCGACCTCCAGGTAGCCATCGACGCCTGCGGCGCGGCGGCGGCCGCCCAGGCCTTCCTCGGCATTGATGGCGACGGCCGGGCCGCGCTGGTGTCCACCGCCGGAAACCCGGACGCCCATGTCATCCTCCGCGGCGGGCGCAAGGGACCGAACTACTCTGCCGCCGACGTGGAGGCTGCCTCGGCAAAGCTGGCAGGCAAGCAGTTGAACCCCCGCCTCATCGTCGACGCCAGCCACGCCAACAGCGGCAAGAGCCACCACCGCCAGGCCGAAGTGGCCATGGAGATCGGCGCCCAGCTGGAAGACGGCGGCACTTCGGCCCAGGCGATTGCCGGTGTCATGCTGGAAAGCTTCCTGGTGGGCGGCGCACAGAACCTCGATGTTGCCGGGCACGCCGCGGGACGACCGGAGCTGGTGTACGGGCAGAGCGTCACGGACGCCTGCATGGAGTGGGATGTTTCGGTCTCTGTCCTGGACCAGCTGGCCGCCTCCGCCCGCAAGCGGAGGGAGTCGGCTCTCACTAAATAG
- a CDS encoding acetylxylan esterase, giving the protein MPLFDLPLAQLRTYTSDVTPPEDLREFWDATIAEAREFPLDPGFEPVENYLSVIDTFDVTFAGYDGAPVKGWLHLPAHREPDAALPVVVQYAGYSGGRGLVNQDTRWAQAGYAHFIMDTRGQGYGGTLGETPDPHPSAGDVAHAGLMTRGIANRDGYYYRRVYVDAFRAVEAARSHPAVDPSRVVLAGVSQGGGIVVAVAGLVAGRLDGVIAALPDVPFLQDFPRAIDITPRGPYPEIAQFLARHRDRYAAALAVLRYFDGVNLARWATAPALYSAAQMDDICPPSTVFASFNAYGCGTPGVPATGAAKEIEVYRFNNHEGGQEHHWIRQLLFLRKLLG; this is encoded by the coding sequence ATGCCGCTCTTCGATCTCCCGCTCGCCCAGCTCCGTACCTACACCTCGGACGTGACGCCGCCGGAGGACCTGCGCGAATTCTGGGACGCAACCATCGCGGAAGCACGGGAGTTCCCCCTGGACCCCGGCTTTGAACCCGTGGAGAACTACCTTTCCGTCATCGACACCTTCGACGTGACCTTTGCCGGCTATGACGGTGCTCCGGTCAAGGGGTGGCTGCACCTCCCTGCGCACCGGGAACCCGATGCGGCGCTGCCCGTGGTGGTCCAGTACGCCGGATATTCCGGCGGCCGCGGGCTGGTCAACCAGGACACCCGGTGGGCGCAGGCCGGATACGCGCACTTCATCATGGACACCCGGGGCCAGGGCTACGGCGGCACCCTGGGGGAGACGCCGGACCCGCACCCTTCCGCCGGGGACGTGGCCCACGCCGGCCTTATGACCCGCGGCATTGCCAACCGGGACGGTTATTACTACCGCCGGGTCTACGTGGACGCCTTCCGGGCCGTGGAAGCTGCCCGGTCCCACCCCGCCGTCGACCCGTCCCGCGTGGTGCTGGCCGGCGTCAGCCAGGGCGGCGGCATCGTTGTGGCCGTCGCCGGGCTGGTGGCCGGAAGGCTCGACGGCGTCATCGCCGCCCTGCCCGACGTCCCCTTCCTGCAGGACTTCCCCCGCGCCATCGACATCACCCCGCGCGGGCCGTACCCGGAGATAGCGCAGTTCCTGGCCCGGCACCGGGACCGGTACGCTGCCGCCCTCGCGGTGCTGCGCTATTTCGACGGCGTCAACCTGGCACGCTGGGCAACCGCGCCGGCGCTGTATTCGGCGGCGCAGATGGATGACATCTGCCCGCCCTCCACTGTTTTTGCCAGTTTCAACGCGTACGGATGCGGGACGCCCGGCGTTCCGGCCACCGGTGCTGCGAAAGAGATCGAGGTGTACCGGTTCAACAACCACGAGGGCGGCCAGGAGCACCACTGGATCAGGCAGCTGCTGTTCCTGCGGAAGCTGCTGGGGTAG
- a CDS encoding rhamnulokinase family protein yields the protein MNTPVFAAVDIGASSGRVILGRIAGSGVELEVVHRFSNGVVEIDGGLRWDFDALFAEVLKGLTAAATVAAVQGERILSIGIDTWAVDYGLVNAAGELTAPPFSYRDDRSRAAVEPVHRKLDPARLYATTGLQFLQFNTIYQLASEPDLDGLQALLIPDLIAFLLTGQRRTEATNASTTGLFDAVAGEWATEFFTALGLRKDLFPPLIQPGEAIGTLLPEIAARSGLPRDTKVVAVGSHDTASAVAAVPAKAEDGEENFAYISSGTWSLVGLELKHPVLTEASRAANFTNERGVDGTIRYLRNMGGLWLLSECQRTWAQEGVRPELTALLTAAAALPAGGPQINPDDPYFIAPDHMPERIRGAVRRTGEVLPNDPAAITRCIMDSLAAGYARTIRDAERVADRIVDVVHIVGGGSQNRLLCQLTADATGRKVVAGPVEATALGNVLVQARAAGAVCGGLAELRALVVQGHDLQAFAPELSRL from the coding sequence ATGAACACGCCTGTGTTTGCCGCCGTCGATATTGGCGCTTCCTCCGGCCGGGTCATCCTGGGCCGGATCGCAGGAAGCGGCGTGGAGCTGGAGGTGGTCCACCGTTTCTCCAACGGCGTGGTGGAGATCGACGGCGGCCTCCGCTGGGACTTCGACGCCCTCTTCGCGGAGGTGCTGAAGGGCCTGACGGCCGCGGCCACGGTTGCCGCCGTGCAGGGCGAGCGGATCCTCAGCATCGGCATCGACACCTGGGCTGTGGACTACGGCCTGGTCAACGCCGCGGGCGAGCTGACGGCTCCGCCGTTCAGCTACCGCGACGACCGCAGCCGCGCCGCCGTCGAACCCGTGCACCGGAAACTGGACCCCGCCCGCCTCTACGCCACCACCGGGCTGCAGTTCCTGCAGTTCAACACGATCTACCAGCTGGCCAGCGAACCGGACCTGGACGGGCTGCAGGCCCTGCTGATCCCGGACCTCATCGCGTTCCTGCTCACCGGGCAGCGGCGGACCGAGGCCACCAACGCCTCCACCACCGGCCTGTTCGATGCCGTGGCGGGGGAGTGGGCCACCGAGTTCTTCACCGCCCTGGGCCTGCGGAAGGACCTGTTCCCGCCGCTGATCCAGCCCGGTGAAGCGATAGGCACCCTGCTGCCGGAGATCGCCGCCCGGTCGGGACTGCCGCGGGATACAAAGGTGGTGGCGGTCGGCTCGCACGACACCGCATCCGCCGTCGCCGCAGTCCCCGCCAAAGCGGAAGACGGCGAGGAAAACTTCGCGTACATCTCCTCGGGAACCTGGTCCCTGGTGGGGCTGGAACTGAAACACCCCGTCCTCACCGAAGCCAGCCGCGCGGCGAACTTCACCAACGAACGGGGCGTGGACGGCACCATCCGGTACCTCCGGAACATGGGCGGGCTCTGGCTGCTCAGCGAATGCCAGCGGACCTGGGCACAGGAAGGGGTCCGTCCCGAACTGACGGCGCTGCTCACCGCGGCGGCCGCGCTGCCGGCCGGCGGGCCGCAGATCAACCCGGACGACCCCTACTTCATCGCCCCGGACCACATGCCCGAACGCATCCGGGGTGCCGTTCGCCGCACCGGAGAGGTGCTGCCCAACGATCCAGCAGCCATCACACGGTGCATCATGGACAGCCTCGCGGCCGGCTACGCCCGCACCATCCGCGACGCCGAACGCGTCGCCGACCGGATCGTCGACGTGGTGCACATCGTGGGCGGCGGTTCCCAGAACAGGCTGCTGTGCCAGCTCACGGCAGACGCCACGGGCAGGAAAGTGGTGGCAGGACCCGTGGAAGCCACCGCACTGGGCAATGTGCTGGTGCAGGCACGGGCGGCCGGTGCCGTCTGCGGCGGGCTGGCTGAGCTCCGCGCCCTGGTGGTGCAGGGCCATGACCTGCAGGCGTTCGCGCCGGAACTCTCGCGGCTGTAG
- a CDS encoding bifunctional aldolase/short-chain dehydrogenase has product MQNTAKTVEDLISRSNRLGADKRNTNFAGGNTSAKGTEKDPVTGEDVQLLWVKGSGGDLGTLRAGNLAVLRLDRLNALKNVYPGVEREDEMVAAFDYCLHGKGGAAPSIDTAMHGLVDAAHVDHLHPDSGIAIATAAEGEALTAKIFGNKVVWVPWRRPGFQLGLDIAAIKDANPQAIGTILGGHGITAWGATSEEAEQNSLWIIDQAEKYIMENGKAEPFGAKLPGYGALPEAERRAKAGALAPVIRGLASTDKPVLGHFSDDAVVLDFLEAAGHPRLGALGTSCPDHFLRTKVKPLILDLPADASIEDSIARLQELHAGYREDYQAYYDRHADADSPALRGADPAIVLVPGVGMFSYGSNKQTARVAGEFYLNAINVMRGAEAISSYAPIEESEKFRIEYWALEEAKLARMPKPKSHATRIALVTGAASGIGKAIATRLAAEGACVVIADLNLENAQKVAEELGGPDVAVGVQADVTDEAQVAAAIDAAVLAFGGLDLVVNNAGLSISKPLLDTTEKDWDLQHNVMAKGSFLVAKAAAKVMIAQGLGGDIIYISSKNSVFAGPNNIAYSATKADQAHQVRLLAAELGEHGIRVNGINPDGVVRGSGIFAGGWGAKRAAVYGVDETELGKYYAQRTLLKREVLPEHVANAAAVLTGSELSHTTGLHIPVDAGVAAAFLR; this is encoded by the coding sequence ATGCAGAACACAGCCAAGACTGTTGAAGACCTGATTTCCCGTTCGAACCGCCTGGGTGCGGATAAGCGGAACACTAACTTTGCCGGGGGCAACACGTCGGCGAAGGGCACGGAGAAGGACCCGGTGACGGGTGAGGACGTCCAGCTGCTGTGGGTCAAGGGTTCCGGCGGGGACCTGGGTACTTTGAGGGCCGGGAACCTTGCGGTGCTGCGCCTTGACCGGCTGAACGCTTTGAAGAACGTGTACCCGGGCGTTGAGCGTGAAGACGAGATGGTGGCCGCGTTCGATTACTGCCTGCACGGCAAAGGCGGCGCGGCCCCCTCGATTGACACGGCGATGCACGGGCTGGTGGATGCGGCGCACGTGGACCATCTGCACCCGGACTCCGGGATTGCCATTGCGACGGCGGCAGAGGGTGAGGCGCTGACGGCGAAGATTTTCGGGAACAAGGTGGTGTGGGTGCCGTGGCGCCGTCCGGGATTCCAGCTGGGCCTGGACATCGCGGCGATCAAGGACGCGAACCCGCAGGCCATCGGCACCATCCTGGGCGGGCACGGCATCACCGCGTGGGGCGCCACCTCCGAAGAGGCGGAACAGAACTCGCTGTGGATCATCGACCAGGCCGAGAAGTACATCATGGAAAACGGCAAGGCCGAGCCGTTCGGTGCGAAGCTGCCCGGCTACGGCGCCCTGCCCGAGGCCGAGCGGCGCGCCAAAGCCGGGGCCCTGGCGCCGGTGATCCGCGGCCTGGCCTCCACGGACAAGCCGGTCCTGGGGCACTTCAGTGATGACGCCGTCGTGCTGGACTTCCTGGAAGCCGCCGGGCACCCGCGCCTGGGTGCGCTGGGCACGTCCTGCCCGGACCATTTCCTTCGGACCAAGGTCAAGCCGCTGATCCTGGACCTTCCGGCCGACGCCTCCATCGAGGATTCGATTGCCCGGCTGCAGGAGCTCCACGCCGGATACCGCGAGGACTACCAGGCCTACTACGACCGCCACGCGGATGCCGATTCGCCGGCGCTGCGCGGCGCCGACCCGGCCATCGTGCTGGTCCCCGGCGTGGGCATGTTCTCGTACGGCTCCAACAAGCAGACCGCCCGGGTGGCCGGCGAGTTCTACCTCAACGCGATCAATGTGATGCGAGGCGCCGAGGCCATCTCCAGCTACGCCCCGATCGAGGAATCCGAGAAGTTCCGGATCGAATACTGGGCGCTGGAGGAAGCCAAGCTGGCACGGATGCCCAAGCCCAAGTCCCACGCCACCCGGATCGCCCTGGTCACCGGCGCGGCGTCCGGGATCGGCAAGGCCATCGCCACCCGCCTCGCCGCCGAAGGCGCCTGCGTGGTCATCGCGGACCTCAACCTCGAGAACGCGCAGAAGGTGGCCGAAGAGCTCGGCGGGCCCGATGTCGCCGTCGGCGTCCAGGCCGACGTCACGGACGAGGCCCAGGTCGCCGCTGCCATCGACGCCGCGGTGCTGGCGTTCGGCGGGCTGGACCTGGTGGTCAACAACGCCGGCCTGTCCATCTCCAAGCCGCTGCTGGACACCACCGAAAAGGACTGGGACCTGCAGCACAACGTGATGGCCAAGGGCTCCTTCCTGGTGGCCAAGGCCGCGGCCAAGGTCATGATCGCCCAGGGCCTTGGCGGGGACATCATCTACATCTCCTCCAAGAACTCCGTGTTCGCCGGCCCGAACAACATCGCCTACTCCGCCACCAAGGCCGACCAGGCCCACCAGGTCCGCCTCCTCGCCGCGGAACTGGGCGAGCACGGCATCCGCGTCAACGGCATCAACCCCGACGGCGTGGTCCGCGGCTCCGGGATCTTCGCCGGCGGCTGGGGCGCCAAACGCGCCGCCGTTTACGGCGTGGACGAGACGGAACTGGGCAAGTACTACGCCCAGCGCACCCTGCTCAAACGCGAAGTCCTCCCCGAACACGTCGCCAACGCCGCCGCCGTCCTCACCGGCAGCGAACTGTCCCACACCACCGGCCTGCACATCCCCGTGGACGCCGGAGTGGCCGCAGCCTTCCTCCGATGA
- the rhaI gene encoding L-rhamnose isomerase, translating to MNDVATALGRLGELAIEVPSWAYGNSGTRFRVFGTPGTPRTVQEKLADAAKVHELTGLAPTVALHIPWDKVDDYSALKEYAAGLGVGLGTINSNTFQDDEYKFGSLTSSNESVRRRAIDHHLDCIGIMHATGSKDLKIWLADGTNYPGQDDMRGRQDRLAESLQEIYAALGDGQRLVLEYKFFEPAFYHTDVPDWGTSYAQTLALGEKAFVCLDTGHHAPGTNIEFIVMQLLRLGKLGSFDFNSRFYADDDLIVGAADPFQLFRIMHEVIRGGGFGKDSGVALMLDQCHNLEEKIPGQIRSVLNVQEMTARALLVDTEALAEAQRAGDVLAANGIFNDAFYTDVRPVLAEWRESRGLPADPLAAFKASGYQKKINEDRVGGQQAGWGA from the coding sequence ATGAATGACGTAGCAACGGCGCTGGGCAGGCTCGGGGAGCTTGCCATCGAGGTCCCTTCGTGGGCTTATGGAAATTCGGGTACAAGGTTCAGGGTGTTCGGCACGCCCGGCACCCCGCGCACTGTGCAGGAGAAGCTGGCGGACGCCGCGAAGGTCCATGAACTGACCGGCCTGGCGCCCACGGTGGCGCTGCACATCCCGTGGGACAAGGTGGATGACTACTCGGCTTTGAAGGAGTACGCGGCCGGCCTGGGTGTTGGCCTGGGCACTATCAACTCCAACACGTTCCAGGATGATGAGTACAAGTTCGGTTCGCTGACCTCGTCCAATGAGTCCGTGCGCCGCCGGGCCATCGACCATCACCTGGACTGCATTGGGATCATGCACGCCACGGGTTCCAAGGACCTGAAGATCTGGCTGGCGGACGGCACCAACTACCCGGGCCAGGACGATATGCGTGGCCGCCAGGACCGCCTGGCCGAGTCCCTGCAGGAGATCTACGCGGCCCTCGGGGACGGGCAGCGCCTGGTGCTGGAGTACAAGTTCTTCGAGCCGGCTTTCTATCACACCGATGTTCCGGACTGGGGCACCTCTTACGCCCAGACCCTCGCGCTCGGGGAGAAGGCGTTTGTGTGCCTGGACACCGGCCACCACGCCCCGGGCACCAATATCGAGTTCATCGTGATGCAACTGCTGCGCCTGGGCAAGCTTGGCTCGTTCGACTTCAACTCCCGCTTCTACGCGGATGATGACCTGATCGTGGGCGCGGCGGACCCGTTCCAGCTGTTCCGCATTATGCATGAGGTGATCCGCGGCGGCGGGTTCGGCAAGGACTCTGGAGTTGCGCTGATGCTGGACCAGTGCCACAACCTGGAGGAGAAGATCCCGGGCCAGATCCGCTCGGTCCTGAACGTCCAGGAAATGACCGCCCGCGCCCTGCTCGTGGACACCGAGGCCCTGGCCGAGGCCCAGCGTGCCGGAGATGTGCTGGCCGCCAACGGCATCTTCAATGATGCGTTCTACACCGACGTCCGGCCGGTCCTGGCCGAGTGGCGTGAATCCCGCGGCCTGCCCGCGGACCCGCTGGCCGCGTTCAAGGCCAGCGGTTACCAGAAGAAGATCAACGAGGACCGCGTGGGCGGCCAGCAAGCCGGATGGGGCGCCTGA
- a CDS encoding L-rhamnose mutarotase: MRVCFRSSIQPPLIDAYRRRHAAVWPEMLRALKAAGWNNYSLFLAGDGLLVGYVECDDFDAARARMALTEVNARWQAEMAALFENTGQAPDEGFQVLEEVFNLDSQLAAAQASTS; this comes from the coding sequence ATGAGGGTGTGTTTCCGCTCCTCGATACAGCCACCGCTGATTGACGCATACCGGCGGCGGCATGCGGCCGTGTGGCCGGAGATGCTGCGCGCCCTCAAGGCCGCGGGCTGGAACAACTACTCCCTGTTCCTGGCCGGGGACGGGCTCCTGGTTGGCTACGTGGAATGCGACGATTTCGATGCCGCCCGCGCCCGCATGGCCCTGACCGAGGTCAACGCCCGGTGGCAGGCGGAAATGGCAGCGCTTTTTGAAAACACTGGCCAGGCTCCCGATGAAGGGTTCCAGGTCCTGGAGGAAGTCTTCAACCTTGACAGCCAGCTGGCCGCGGCACAGGCCTCCACCTCCTAA
- a CDS encoding LacI family DNA-binding transcriptional regulator encodes MNRSASIKDVANHASVAVGTVSNVLNYPDRVSQRTKDRVLKAIDELGFVRNDAARQLRAGHSRTIGLIVLDVGNPFFTSVVRAAEDAAALHGSAVLLGDSGHDAGREANYIDLFQEQRVQGLLISPVGDVTERLDLLRERGVPTVLVDRLADEAKFSSVAVDDDAGGYLAARHLLDTGRRRLAFVGGPTSIRQVADRLQGAQRAVKEEPDASLEVLASDAMTVLAGRSVGNALVERGREKLPDGIFCANDLLALGVMQSLTMTHTFRIPEDVALIGYDDIDFAVSAVVPLSSIRQPTEALGRTAIELLAEEVGSRNPTHRSVVFTPELVVRQSTGTSAGG; translated from the coding sequence ATGAACCGCTCAGCCAGTATCAAGGACGTCGCCAACCATGCCAGCGTGGCGGTGGGCACGGTCTCCAACGTGCTGAATTACCCTGACAGGGTCTCGCAGCGGACCAAGGACCGGGTGCTCAAGGCGATCGATGAGTTGGGGTTCGTCCGTAACGACGCAGCCCGCCAATTGCGCGCCGGCCACAGCCGCACCATCGGCCTGATCGTCCTGGACGTAGGCAACCCGTTCTTCACCTCCGTGGTGCGTGCGGCCGAGGACGCCGCTGCCCTTCACGGCAGTGCGGTGCTGCTTGGGGACAGCGGCCACGACGCCGGCCGGGAGGCCAATTACATCGATCTTTTCCAGGAACAGCGTGTCCAGGGACTGCTGATCTCGCCGGTGGGTGACGTGACGGAGCGCCTTGACCTCCTCCGCGAGCGCGGCGTGCCCACCGTACTGGTGGACCGGCTGGCTGACGAGGCAAAGTTCAGCTCCGTAGCAGTGGACGACGACGCCGGGGGGTACCTTGCCGCGCGGCACCTGCTGGACACCGGCCGCCGTCGGCTGGCCTTTGTGGGCGGCCCCACCTCCATCCGGCAGGTGGCGGACCGCCTGCAGGGCGCGCAGCGTGCCGTCAAGGAAGAACCCGACGCGTCGCTGGAGGTTCTGGCATCGGACGCCATGACGGTCCTGGCCGGGCGAAGCGTGGGGAACGCACTGGTGGAGCGGGGCCGGGAAAAGCTGCCGGACGGCATCTTCTGCGCCAACGACCTCCTGGCGCTGGGGGTCATGCAGTCCCTAACCATGACCCACACGTTCCGCATCCCCGAGGACGTTGCGCTGATTGGCTATGACGACATTGACTTCGCCGTCTCGGCCGTGGTTCCGCTGTCCTCCATCCGGCAGCCCACGGAGGCGCTGGGGCGCACGGCAATCGAACTTCTCGCCGAAGAAGTGGGGTCCCGGAACCCCACGCACCGTTCGGTGGTCTTCACGCCGGAACTGGTGGTCCGGCAGAGCACGGGGACTTCCGCCGGCGGCTGA
- a CDS encoding STAS/SEC14 domain-containing protein, which translates to MEPVIVDGGKGTVELRSDGIIHLIWEPRVRIELQDARAAMAAVNRIAGDSTYPMLVDMATTEDVTRAARAVFSIPCAANRIALLGASPVDRIIANFFLGVHIPPCPTRFFTSRTESMKWLQEGD; encoded by the coding sequence ATGGAGCCTGTAATTGTCGACGGCGGCAAGGGAACGGTGGAGCTCCGCTCCGACGGCATCATCCACCTGATCTGGGAACCCAGGGTCCGGATAGAACTGCAGGACGCACGGGCAGCCATGGCTGCCGTCAACCGGATAGCGGGGGACAGCACTTACCCGATGCTGGTGGACATGGCCACCACCGAGGACGTCACCAGGGCAGCCCGTGCTGTCTTTTCCATCCCGTGCGCTGCCAACCGGATCGCGCTGCTGGGAGCAAGCCCGGTAGACCGGATCATCGCAAACTTCTTCCTGGGCGTGCACATCCCGCCCTGCCCCACCCGTTTCTTCACCTCCCGGACAGAGTCCATGAAATGGCTGCAGGAAGGTGACTGA
- a CDS encoding DUF808 domain-containing protein, whose protein sequence is MSGGLVALLDDVAALARIAAASVDDVAAGAAKAGAKAAGVVIDDAAVTPQYVSGADPSRELPMIKRIFWGSLRNKLLIILPALLLISAFLPWAIPFILMLGGTYLCFEGAEKVWHKLRRDHSDEKAPAVQRGPEAEAKVVKGAITTDFILSCEIMVISMNEVAAESIWARAVILVVVALAITVLVYGAVALIVKMDDIGLHLAAKESAGSQRFGELLVKGMPAVLAAITLIGTVAMLWVGGHIMLQGAYDLGWHLPYDLVHALEAPVAGIAGIGGLLAWLVNTLCSAVLGLVWGLAVMAVLHPLLKALPFGKEKGQHEEGDVRAELAGYRPTKHKADPAP, encoded by the coding sequence GTGAGCGGCGGCCTCGTCGCCCTGCTGGACGACGTCGCGGCCCTGGCCCGCATCGCCGCCGCGTCGGTTGACGACGTCGCAGCCGGAGCCGCCAAGGCAGGAGCCAAGGCCGCCGGTGTGGTCATCGACGACGCCGCTGTAACCCCGCAGTACGTGTCCGGGGCTGACCCGTCCCGCGAACTGCCGATGATCAAGCGGATCTTCTGGGGCTCGCTCCGGAACAAGCTGCTGATCATCCTCCCGGCCCTGCTGCTCATCAGCGCCTTCCTCCCGTGGGCCATCCCGTTCATCCTCATGCTGGGCGGCACGTACCTGTGCTTCGAGGGTGCCGAGAAGGTCTGGCACAAGCTCCGCCGGGACCACTCGGACGAAAAAGCGCCGGCGGTCCAGCGGGGTCCGGAGGCGGAGGCGAAGGTGGTCAAGGGCGCCATCACCACAGACTTCATCCTGTCCTGCGAGATCATGGTCATCTCCATGAACGAGGTGGCGGCCGAATCCATCTGGGCCCGGGCTGTCATCCTGGTGGTCGTGGCCCTCGCCATCACCGTGCTCGTGTACGGTGCGGTGGCACTGATCGTCAAGATGGACGACATTGGCCTGCACCTGGCCGCCAAGGAATCTGCGGGCTCGCAACGCTTCGGCGAGCTGCTGGTCAAGGGGATGCCCGCCGTGCTGGCTGCAATCACCCTGATCGGGACAGTCGCCATGCTGTGGGTTGGCGGCCACATCATGCTGCAGGGGGCCTACGACCTCGGCTGGCACCTTCCGTATGACCTGGTCCATGCCCTGGAGGCCCCGGTCGCCGGAATCGCGGGCATTGGCGGCCTCCTGGCCTGGCTCGTGAACACCCTGTGCTCAGCCGTCCTGGGACTCGTGTGGGGCCTCGCCGTGATGGCCGTCCTGCACCCGCTGCTGAAGGCCCTGCCGTTCGGCAAGGAGAAGGGCCAGCACGAGGAAGGTGACGTCCGCGCCGAACTCGCCGGTTACCGGCCGACGAAACACAAGGCGGATCCCGCTCCCTAG
- a CDS encoding DUF1961 family protein, with product MLYSNALTGPEDVADWVAEGPLSVGGHGGALELSGSLDDAEFGDHAHWTFWCPVEFPDGVRISWEFLPLEEPGLAMLFFAARGHGGRDLFSPGLAPRTGYYPQYHSGDIDALHISYFRHKYESERAFRTCNLRKSAGFQLVAQGADPLPPAGDAVDFYRLEVEKDGPRVAFSINGLPLLEWQDPSGKVLGAGYLGFRHMAPLRAAYRNLVVEEL from the coding sequence GTGCTCTACAGCAACGCACTGACCGGGCCGGAGGATGTTGCAGACTGGGTGGCGGAAGGGCCGCTGAGCGTGGGCGGTCATGGCGGTGCGCTGGAACTTTCGGGTTCGCTGGACGACGCGGAATTCGGGGACCACGCGCACTGGACGTTCTGGTGCCCGGTGGAGTTCCCGGACGGAGTCCGGATCAGCTGGGAGTTCCTTCCGCTGGAGGAGCCGGGCCTGGCCATGCTCTTCTTCGCCGCCCGGGGGCACGGCGGGCGGGACCTGTTCTCACCCGGGCTCGCACCGCGGACGGGGTACTACCCGCAATACCATTCCGGGGACATCGATGCCCTGCACATCTCCTACTTCCGGCACAAATACGAGTCCGAGCGGGCCTTCCGCACCTGCAACCTGCGCAAGAGCGCCGGTTTTCAGCTGGTGGCTCAGGGTGCCGATCCGTTGCCGCCTGCCGGGGACGCGGTGGACTTCTACCGCCTGGAGGTGGAGAAGGACGGTCCACGCGTGGCTTTTTCCATCAACGGGTTGCCGCTGCTTGAGTGGCAGGATCCGTCCGGCAAGGTGCTTGGGGCCGGCTACCTGGGCTTCCGGCACATGGCCCCGCTCCGGGCGGCCTACCGCAACCTGGTGGTGGAGGAACTCTAG